The Lipingzhangella halophila genome segment CCCAGCACCGCGGTGCCGACGAACACGGCGCCGAAACCGGCGTGCTGGACGTACCACACGCTCAGCGGTAGCACGAGCACGTACGGGATCCCCACGGCGATGCCGTAGAGCCCGGACGCGCGTCCCCGCTGGCCCATGGGAACCAGTTCGACGGTGAGGGAACTCGCGGCGACCACCACCATGCCGAACCCGACACCGCGCACGGCCGAGACAACGAGGATCCAGGAGAGGTCGGAGGAGGCGAGGTAGCCCAGGGCCGGCGCCCCGAGCAGCAGTGCCCCGGACGCCAGCACCGTGCGCAGCCCGAACCTCGCGAGGATCCAGGGCATCAGGAACTGGACCGCGACGGTTGCGGCCATCATCGTCCCGGCGATCGTGCCGACCCCGCCGTGCCCGGTCTCCGCGCTGGCCGCCCACATGGGAAGCACCGTCAGTAGCGGAGCGAAGTTACTGAACACGAGCAGGGTCGCGGTGAGGAGCAGGAGGAAGTTCCGCCCGCCCAGGGAGCCGTGCTGCGACGGGGGCGCGGCAGCCGCGCCGCGCCCGGTCGTTCGGGAGGTACCGGAAGTGGACATGGCCCCATCCTGGGACTACCTATCAATCGTGTCCAACGAATGATTTCGATCCGACTTATCGACATTTAGAATCGATCCATGGAACTTCGGCACCTGACGACCTTCCTCGCGGTCGCCCACCACCTGAGCTTCACCCGCGCCGCCCAGGAACTGGGCTACGTGCAGTCCAGCGTCACCGTCCAGGTCAAGTCGCTGGAAAACGACCTGGACGTCGCCTTGTTCGAGCGGCTGGGGCGGCGCGTGACCCTCACACCGGCGGGTGAGGAGCTGCGCACGCACGCCCGGGAGCTCCTGGAACGCGCGGAGCAGGCGCGCGAGGCGGTGCAGCTGGCGCACGGCCAGCCCCACCAGGTGAACGGGACGCTGCGCGTCGCCGCGCCGGGCAGCCTGTGCGCCTACCGCCTGCCGGGTGTGCTGCGCCGGCTCAAGGAGCGGTTCCCCCGCCTGAGTCTGGTGTTCGGCCCGGCCGAACGCGCTACTGTCCTCGACACCCTCACCGACGGCAGCCTCGATGTCGGTTTCCTCCTGGAGGAGGACATCGTGGCCCCCAGGCTCGCGGTAGAGCGCCTGGCCGACGAGCCGCTGCGCCTCGTGGCGCACCCGAGCCACCCGCTCGCCGCAGCGGAGGCGGTCACCACCGCCGACCTCGGCGACCAGACCATGCTGGTCTCGGAGCCTGACTGTGCGCAGCGCGAGGTGATCGAGCGCGAGTTCCAGCGTGCCGGGATCCGCCCGGTGCTCATGGAGTTCCTCAGTATTGAGGCGCAGAAGCGCTGCGCGGCCGAGGGCCTGGGCGTGGCCATGGTCCCGATCCGGAGCGCGGCCGACGAGCTCCACCGTGGCGAGCTCGTCACGCTTTCCTGGGAGGTCACACCGACCCTCGGGGTCTACATCGCGCACCACCGCGACCGCCGTATCCCGGCGCTGGACGCGCTGGCCCCGATCACCCGCGATCTGTGGCGGGAGACCCCCATGGCCAGTCCCGGGTAGGTCGCGGCCCCTGCCGCCGACCTTGAGATTTCCGTGCCTTCCAAATGCTGGGAAGGACCGGTTTGCTCAAGATCGGCGCACGACCGCGTATCTAGATCTTGCGCAGGTGGAACGTCACCCCGAGGTCCTCAGAGCTGACCGTGTGGGCATCGCCGTCGGGTGTGCCCTCGGTGACGGAGCGCGCCAGGACCTCGTTCGCGATGTTCCCGGTGTGTTCGGCGATGGCCTGAGCGATGGCCGTGTCCGTCGCCGACCACCACAGGTGGATGCGGTCGGCGATGTCCAGGCCGCTGGACTTTCGGGCGTCCTGCACCAGCCGGATGACCTCGCGGGCCAAGCCGGCGCGCCGCAGCTCCGGGGTGAGGTGCAGATCCAGCGCGACCGTCTCCCCGGAGTCGGACGCGACCGTCCAGCCCTCGCGTGGCTGCTCGGTGACCAGCATCTCCTCGGTGCTGATCTCCACCGGCTCGCCCTCGACCTCGACATGCGCCCACCCGCTCGACCGAACCTGGTCGACCAGGCTCTTGGCGTCGCTGGCCTGGATGGCCTCGGCGACCAGCGGAGTGCGCTTGGCGAAGCGCCGGCCGAGCGCGCGGAAGTTCGGCTTGACGCTGTAGTCGACCAGCTCGCCCCCGACCGAGGACAGCGGGTCGAGCCGTACCACGTTGAGCTCGTCGGTGATCTGACCGCGGAGCTGCTCGGGCAGCGAGTCGAACTTCGCCGCGCCCACGAGGACACGTGAGAGGGGCTGCCGGGTGCGCATCCCGGAGTCGGCCCGCGCCGAGCGCCCCAGCTCCACCAGCCGCCGGGTGAGCGCCATCTGCTCCGACAGCTCCGTGTCGACCAGCTCCCGGCGCGCCTTCGGCCACGGAGCCAGGTGCACCGACTCCGGTGCGTCCGGCCGCCGCAGCGCACCCCACACGTGCTCGGTGATGAAGGGCACCATGGGCGCCATCAGCAGCGTGAGGGCCTCCAACGCCTCGAACAGCGTGGCGAAGGCCGACGCGCCCTCCGGAGTGTGCGCCCCCGCCCAGAACCGGCGCCGGGACCGCCGCACGTACCAGTTGGACAGGTCGTCGATGAACGTGGTGAGCAGCCTGCCGGCGGTGGCGGTGTCGAACCGTTCCATAGCGTCGTCGACGCCGTCCGCCACGCGGTTGACCTCGGAGAGCAGCCAGCGGTCGAGCAGGGGGCGGTCGGCCGGGGCGGGCGCGTCGGCCAGGTGCCCGTGGTGCCAGGTCTCGCCCGTGTTGGCGTAGAGCGTGAAGAAGGAGACCGTGTTGTAGTAGGTCAGTAGGACCTTGCGGACGATCTCCTCCAGGGCCGTGTGGCCGACCCGGCGCGGCATCCACGGTGACCCGGTGGACAGCATGAACCAGCGCAGCGCGTCCGCGCCGTGGCGCTCCATGACCGCCATGGGCTCCAGGATGTTGCCCAGGTGCTTGCTCATCTTGCGCCCGTCCTCGGCGAGGATGTGGCCCAGGCAGAGCACGTTCTCATAGGACGAGTGCCCGAAAACCAGCGTGCTCACGGCCATCATCGAGTAGAACCAGCCGCGGGTCTGGTCGATGGCCTCGCAGATGTACTGGCCGGGGAAGTTGGCCCGGAAGGTCTCCTCGTTGCGGTGCGGGGCTCCCCACTGGGCGAACGGCATCGCCCCGGAGTCGAACCAGACGTCGATCACCTCGGGGACGCGCCGGGCGGTGCCGTCGCACTCAGGGCAGGCAACGGTGACGTCGTCGACGTAGGGGCGGTGCGGGTCGAGCGCGCTGAGATCCTGCCCGGCCAGCTCACCCAGCTCGGTGAGCGACCCGACGACGGTCGAGTGGCCCTCGCCGCACGTCCACACCGGAAGCGGGGTACCCCAGTAGCGGCTGCGCGACAGCGCCCAGTCGATGTTGTTGCGCAGCCACTCGCCGTACCGGCCCTCTTTGACGTTCTCCGGGTACCAGTTGGTCCGGGAGTTCTGCTCCAGGAGCTGGTCCTTGATGGCGGTCGTGCGGATGTACCAGGACGGTAGCGCGTAGTACAGCAGCGGCGTGTGGCAGCGCCAGCAGTGCGGGTAGCTGTGCTCGTACTCCGTCTTGCGGTACATCAGCCCGCGCGCGACGAGGTCGGTGACCAGGTCCTTGTCGGCGGTCTTGAAGAACTGGCCGCCCACGAGGCCCAACTGCGGATCGAACGTGCCGTCCGCGGTGACCGGGTTGACCACCGGCAGGCCGTAGGCGCGGCACGTCGCCATGTCGTCGGCGCCGAACGCGGGCGCCTGGTGGACCAGACCGGTGCCGTCGCCGACCGTCACGTAGTCGGCGAGCACGACGAAGTGCGCCGGCTGGTCGAACTCCACCAGGGCGAACGGGCGCTGGTAGGTCCAGCGCTCCATCTCGGCGCCCTCGAAGCGCTCGCCGGTGAGCTCCCAGCCCTCGCCCAGGACGGTCTCGAACAGGTCCTCCGCCACCACCAGGCGTTCGGTGCCGTCGGTGGCCACGACGTAGCTGACGTCGGGGTGCACGGCCACGGCGGTGTTGGAGACCAGGGTCCACGGCGTCGTGGTCCACACGAGGAGCGCAGCGGAGCTACCCGGCTCGGCCAGCGGGCCGGAGGTCACCGGGAAGCGGACATAGACCGAGGGGTCGGTGACGGTCTCGTAGCCCAGCGCGAGCTCGTGGTCGGAGAGGGTGGTCCCGCAGCGGGGGCAGTAGGGGCTGATCCGGTAGTCGCGGACCAGCAGCCCTTTCTTCCAGATCTCCTTCAGCGCCCACCACACCGACTCCACGTACTCGGGGTCCATGGTGCGGTACGCCTCGTCCATGTTCACCCAGTAGCCCATGCGCTCCGTCATGGCGGTGAACGCGCCGACGTTGCGCAGCACCGACTCGCGGCAATGGGCGTTGAACTCGGCGACACCGAAAGCCTCGATGTCCTTGCGCCCGCTGAGACCGAGCTCCTTCTCGACCGCGACCTCGACCGGCAGGCCGTGGCAGTCCCACCCGGCCTTGCGGTTGACGTGGTACCCCTTCATCGTCTTGAAGCGGGGGAAGACGTCCTTGAACACGCGCGCCTCGACGTGGTGCACGCCGGGCTGGCCGTTGGCGGTCGGGGGTCCCTCGAAGAAGACCCAGTTGGGGCCGCCCTGGGTCTGTTCCAGGGAGCGTTCGAAGATCTTCTGTTCCGACCAGCGCGCCAGGACCTCATGCTCGATCCCGGGCAGGTCGACCTGGACCGGTAGTGCGGGGAACGGCCGGGTGTCGGGGTTCTGCTCGTCGGGCATAGGGCGCACCTTCTCATCAGGGGTCATTCACCTGATGGAGGGACGAGGATCGATCACCCCGCGGTACCACCCTCCTTGGGAACGCCGACGCGTGCCCCACTTCGTTTCGCTTGCTGCCGGTTCTACTGAGCTGGCGGCGGACCCGCCTCGGCCGTTCTTCCGGCGGCTCCGGGGTGATATTCCCGACGGTCATACCCCCGGGCTTCCACCGTCCCCGGGTCGCTCTCGGCTGTGTCCGACGGTACTCGTCCCCATCCACGCCTTGCTTGGACACGAGAATAGCGCACCAACCGCGCGGTACAGAGCCGTTTTTCGGCCGGGACGGTGGCCCGTGCATACTTGCGCTGGAAACGCGGGTCGAACGGGACACGAGAGGAACGGGTGATGAGCGACGCGGAGCAGCCGGGGGCCGTCGTGGTGACGCTTCCCGAGCGGGACGACGCCGAGGAGCTGGCCGAGCAGTTGGAGACGCAGGGCTACGAGCCCTGCCTGGTGCACCGCGACATGCTCGCGGGCGAGGACGACGCCGAGGACGCGGACTGGGTGATCGAGGTGCACACCGGCCCGCACGGCGGCCCCGCCACGTTCGACGAGCCCCACCTGCAGATGCTCGCCGAGAACTACGGCGGGTTCGCCACGGCCCGGTAGGCCGCTGGCCGGCCGCACTCGACGCCCCGGCCCGGCGCGGCCGGGCCGGGGCGTTTCGTGCTTCGAGCCGCGTACTGCGGGAAACCCAGAGGAATCCGACGGCCGGAAGGCGGGAACACATGTTGGTAAACATTCGGGAGTGTGACCGTTGCGCCGTGGTTGATTGATCTGTCTCTGATGGGCGCTTATGCTTCCCGGCACCGCGCGAGTAGCGCGCTGAGACGTTGTTATCGCATGTCAGCGCGGACTTCGGGTGAGCCGGGGCGACCGCTGGCGACGACGGCAACGAGGGTCGGGAGGCCCACGGGGAGGAATGCGAGGGGGATATGAGTGTGACCGAGGCGGCCGGATTCCCAGTTCGCTCGGGGGAGGACAAGTGGACCGAGGACGAGCTGGACGAGGTTCGTCGCGAGCTGGAGTCCGACATCGCCCTGCTGCGTGACGAGATCGCCAAAGCGGAGTCCGAGCTGGCCGAGCGGCTTGCGGACGCGGTTGACGGGGCGGGCGACGACCCCACCGACACCGGCGCGAAGGCCTACCAGCGCGAGCACGATCTTGCGCTGTCATACAATACTCGTGACCTGCTCGCACAGAGCGAGCGGGCGATCGAGCGCATGGAAGCGGGAACGTACGGCATCTGCGAGTCGTGTGGCAACGCGATCGGCAAGGCGCGGTTGCAGGCGTTCCCGCGTGCCACGTTGTGCGTGAAGTGCAAGCAGCGTGAGGAGCGTCGCTGACTGACGTAGAGCCCTCCGGGGACCAGCAACAGAACGCGAGCGAGGCCGCACAGCGCCGGCCGAGACGCTACGTCCTTCTGGGGGGCGTCGCGGCGGTTGTGCTCGCGGTGGACTTCATCACCAAACAGGTCGCGCTGAGCCGGCTGAACCCGGGGGAGAGCGTCGAGGTCGTGGGGGAGCTGCTGCGGTTCACCCTGGTCTTCAACACGGGTGCCGCATTCTCCATCGGCTCCGATATCCCGTGGGTGTTCTTCCTGATCGCCACCGGCGTGGTCGGCTACATCATCGTCATGGCGCGCAGGCTGCGCAGCGTCGGCTGGGGACTCGCTCTCGGTATGATCCTCGGTGGGGCCTGCGGCAACCTCATCGACCGGGCGGTCCGCGACCCCGCCCCGCTGCACGGCGCGGTCGTCGACTGGATCCACCTCCCGTACTGGCCCGTGTTCAACGTGGCCGACTCCAGCATCGTTGTCGGCGGGGTCCTCGCCGTGGTCCTGGCATTCAAGGGCATCAACCTCGACGGCACCGTGGAGTCCGACGACTCCGGCGAGCACGGCCCCGAGGACACCAGCGATCAGCAGGAGCGCTCATGACCACGCTGGGCGACCATCGCAGCATGCCGGTTCCCGAAGGCCTCGAAGGCGACCGGCTCGACGCCGCGCTCGCCCGGATGTTCGGCCTGTCGCGCACCCGCGCTGCCGAGCTGATCTCCGAAGGCAACGTGCAACTCGACGGCGATGCCGGAGCCAAGTCCGACCGGGTGCAGGCCGGGACCTGGCTCGACGTCACGCTGCCCGCGCCTCCGCAGGCCCCCGTGGCCCGCCCCGAGCCCGTGCCCGGAATGGCCGTGCTGCACGAGGACGCCGACATTGTTGTGGTCGACAAGCCGGTCGGGGTGGTCGCGCACCCCACAGTGGGCTGGACCGGCCCCACGGTCCTTGAGGGACTGCTGGCGTCCGGCGTGCAGCTCAGTACCAGCGGAGCCGCCGAACGCCAGGGAATCGTGCACCGGCTCGACGCCAACACGACCGGTGCCATGGTCCTCGCCAAGAGCGAGCTGGCCTACAGCGTGCTCAAACGCGCCTTCAAGGAGCGCACGGTCGACAAGCGCTACCACACGCTGGTGCAGGGCCACCCGGACCCGTTGCGGGGCACGGTCGACGCGCCCATCGACCGCCACCCCGCGGGCGACGGCCGGTTCGCGGTGGTCACGGGGGGCCGTCCCGCGGTGACGCACTACGACACCCTGGAGGCGTTCCGCGGCGCCAGCCTGCTGGAGATCAGCCTGGAGACCGGCCGTACCCACCAGATCCGGGTGCACATGGCGGCGCTGCGGCACCCCTGTGTCGGCGACCACCTCTACGGTGCCGACCCCACGCTCTCCGCGCGGCTGGGGATCAGCCGCCAGTGGCTGCACGCGGTGCGCCTGGGCTTCGAGCACCCCACCGAAGGCCGGTACGTGGAGTTCGAGAGCACCTATCCGGAGGACCTGCGCAAGGTCGTCGAGGACCTGCGGGAGGACTGAGCCGGGCGCACGTCGGCACTCATCGCCGCCGCGACCGCGCCGAGAGTCGCCCCGGCGCACGCCACGAGCGCTTCGAGGAGCAGGTCGCCGGAACACGCCGGTTTCCCTGCCCCGCCTGTCCGCGGCGTTTCCGGATACCCTGCCCCACTGCGCGCGCAGGGGCGGACACTTTCCGGTTAGTTCCGGTCCGGCGCGCTGGCCGACCGCCGCGGCGATCGCAGCGAGCCGTGGCACAGCGCGGCGCCGACGATGATGATCGCCGCCCCCACGGGCTGGTTCCAGGTGAGCGCCTCGCCGGCGACCAGGACGCCCAGGGCGATCGCCACAACGGGGACCACATAGGTCACGGTGGAGGCGACCGTCGCACCGGCCTCCCGCACGATCGCGTACTGCAGGACGTAGGCCAGGCCGGTGCCCAGCGCGCCAAGAGCGACCACGGCCAGGACCACCCGCGGCGGCAGTTCGGCCGGTGCGTCGGTGACCAGCGGGGTGATGACCGCGAGCTGCGCGGAACCGGCGATGAGCTGGCCGGCCGAGAGCTCCAGAGGGCTGTACCGGCTTCCGGCGAGGAAACGGCGCAGGTAAGGGGTGCCCAGGCCGTAGCACAGGGCGGCGCCGACCGCCAGGAGCATCCCCGCGGTCCCCGCGCCGGCGAACCCGGTCCACACGGCGAACACCACCAGCACGCCCCCGAACCCGGTGGCCAGCCCGATGAGCCGTCCGCGGGTCGGCTTCTCGTCGGAGAGCAGGACCAGCGAGAACATCAGCGCGAACAATGGGGTGGCCGAGTTGCAGATCCCGGCCAGGGCGGAGGGGATCAGCCGCGCCGCGTAACCGAACAGGGTGAACGGCACCACGTTCAGCAGGAAGGCCGCCACGGACAGGTGTATCCAGATACGCGGCGAACCGGGCAACCGCCCCCTGCTCAGGACCAGCACGATGGCCAGCGGGATCGCGCCGAAGACCATGCGGCCGAGCGTGATCTGCAACGGCGCCAAGGCCTCGGTCCCGATCTTGATCAGCAGGAAGCTCGCGCCCCAGACGAGAGCGAGAAGTAGGAACTTCACGCGCCAGCCCGGGACCAGCGCCAAAGGGGGCGGGGGACTGGTGGGAGTGGGGACGCGTGCGGTTCCGGATTTCATCCTCCGGTTCTATCGTCGCCGCGCGCCTTAGGTCTACTTCATTCTGCTTAAGCAAGGTGTTAGGATCGCTAACATGCTGAGTGTGGACCGGATGCGCGTGCTGCACGCGATCGCGGTGAACGGCTCGCTGAACGGCGCCGCTGAGGCGCTGCACGTCACCAACTCCGCCGTCTCCCAACAGCTGAGCAAGCTGGAACGCGAGGTCGGCCAGCCGCTGGTGGAACGCAGCGGCAGGGGCGTGCGCCTTACCGAGGCCGCTGAGCTGCTGGTCGAGCACACCGGTCGGATCCTCTCCCTGGTCCAGCGCGCCGAGGCCGAAGTGGAGGCGCATCGCGGCGCCGTCGTGGGCCAGCTGCGCCTCTCCTCGATCGCCACGGCGGCGCGCGGCCTGGCCGCCCCCGCTCTGGTCGCGCTGCGCGAAAGCCACCCCGGGCTGCGGGTGCGGCTGGTGGAGCAGGAACCCGACGACAGCGTTCCCGCCGTGGCGCGCGGCGAGTCCGATATGGCGGTCGTTGTCGACTGGGTCGGGTCCACGATCCCGCTACCCAAGGAGATGATGCGCGCGCCACTCATGGACGATGTCGCCGATATCGCTGTGCCGGCCGTGCACCCGCTCGCCCACCGCGACCTCATCGACATCGACGAGGTGCTGAAGGAACCGTGGATCAGCTGGAGCGGCGGGTCCATCTGCGACAACTGGCTGCACGGCATGCTGCGGGAGCGCGGCGTCGAACCCGACATCGCGCACGAGGCCGAGGAGCACCAGACCAAGATGGCGATGATCGCAGCGGGCCTGGGTGTGGCGGTGATGCCGCGTATGGGCCGCGGGCCGGTGCCCGAGGGGGTGCGGCTGGTTCCGGTGCAGTCGGCCCTGACCCGCCAGGTCTACGTCTTCTGGCGGGCCGACGCCGCCCGCCGCCCCGCTATCCGCGCCGCGGTGCGGGCGCTGCGGGTGGCGGCGTCGGCGTACGGAAGCTGACCGGCCCGGGCGGGCTCCGGTTACCGGCCTTCGCGCTGCCCCTTGCGCAGCAGCTTCGCCATCGTCGTGTCCGGTGCGATGATCTCCGGGTCGGTGCGCACGTCGACCAGGATGGGCGTGCTGCCCGAGGCTGACGCGTCGAGCGCCTCGGTCAGCGCTTTCTCCAGCTCCTTGAGGGTGCTGACCGTGGTGCCCCGCGCGCCGAGACCGCGGGCGTAGCTCGCCAGGTCAAGCGGGCCGCTGATGTCGACGGCGGCGGTGCGGCCCAGCTCCCGGGCCTGGTGCATGGCGATCGTGCCGTAGAGGCCGTTCTGGAACACCACCACCACGATCGGCAGGCCGAGGCGGCTCGCGGTCTCCAGCTCCTGCCCGGTCATCAGCGCGCCGCCGTCTCCGGCCACGGCGACGACGGTCCGGTGCGGTTCCACCAGCTTGGCCGCCACCGCACCGGGCACCGCGGACCCCATGGCCCCGCTGGTCGCCGCGATCTGGGT includes the following:
- a CDS encoding LysR family transcriptional regulator, giving the protein MELRHLTTFLAVAHHLSFTRAAQELGYVQSSVTVQVKSLENDLDVALFERLGRRVTLTPAGEELRTHARELLERAEQAREAVQLAHGQPHQVNGTLRVAAPGSLCAYRLPGVLRRLKERFPRLSLVFGPAERATVLDTLTDGSLDVGFLLEEDIVAPRLAVERLADEPLRLVAHPSHPLAAAEAVTTADLGDQTMLVSEPDCAQREVIEREFQRAGIRPVLMEFLSIEAQKRCAAEGLGVAMVPIRSAADELHRGELVTLSWEVTPTLGVYIAHHRDRRIPALDALAPITRDLWRETPMASPG
- the ileS gene encoding isoleucine--tRNA ligase → MPDEQNPDTRPFPALPVQVDLPGIEHEVLARWSEQKIFERSLEQTQGGPNWVFFEGPPTANGQPGVHHVEARVFKDVFPRFKTMKGYHVNRKAGWDCHGLPVEVAVEKELGLSGRKDIEAFGVAEFNAHCRESVLRNVGAFTAMTERMGYWVNMDEAYRTMDPEYVESVWWALKEIWKKGLLVRDYRISPYCPRCGTTLSDHELALGYETVTDPSVYVRFPVTSGPLAEPGSSAALLVWTTTPWTLVSNTAVAVHPDVSYVVATDGTERLVVAEDLFETVLGEGWELTGERFEGAEMERWTYQRPFALVEFDQPAHFVVLADYVTVGDGTGLVHQAPAFGADDMATCRAYGLPVVNPVTADGTFDPQLGLVGGQFFKTADKDLVTDLVARGLMYRKTEYEHSYPHCWRCHTPLLYYALPSWYIRTTAIKDQLLEQNSRTNWYPENVKEGRYGEWLRNNIDWALSRSRYWGTPLPVWTCGEGHSTVVGSLTELGELAGQDLSALDPHRPYVDDVTVACPECDGTARRVPEVIDVWFDSGAMPFAQWGAPHRNEETFRANFPGQYICEAIDQTRGWFYSMMAVSTLVFGHSSYENVLCLGHILAEDGRKMSKHLGNILEPMAVMERHGADALRWFMLSTGSPWMPRRVGHTALEEIVRKVLLTYYNTVSFFTLYANTGETWHHGHLADAPAPADRPLLDRWLLSEVNRVADGVDDAMERFDTATAGRLLTTFIDDLSNWYVRRSRRRFWAGAHTPEGASAFATLFEALEALTLLMAPMVPFITEHVWGALRRPDAPESVHLAPWPKARRELVDTELSEQMALTRRLVELGRSARADSGMRTRQPLSRVLVGAAKFDSLPEQLRGQITDELNVVRLDPLSSVGGELVDYSVKPNFRALGRRFAKRTPLVAEAIQASDAKSLVDQVRSSGWAHVEVEGEPVEISTEEMLVTEQPREGWTVASDSGETVALDLHLTPELRRAGLAREVIRLVQDARKSSGLDIADRIHLWWSATDTAIAQAIAEHTGNIANEVLARSVTEGTPDGDAHTVSSEDLGVTFHLRKI
- a CDS encoding TraR/DksA family transcriptional regulator, coding for MSVTEAAGFPVRSGEDKWTEDELDEVRRELESDIALLRDEIAKAESELAERLADAVDGAGDDPTDTGAKAYQREHDLALSYNTRDLLAQSERAIERMEAGTYGICESCGNAIGKARLQAFPRATLCVKCKQREERR
- the lspA gene encoding signal peptidase II: MGGVAAVVLAVDFITKQVALSRLNPGESVEVVGELLRFTLVFNTGAAFSIGSDIPWVFFLIATGVVGYIIVMARRLRSVGWGLALGMILGGACGNLIDRAVRDPAPLHGAVVDWIHLPYWPVFNVADSSIVVGGVLAVVLAFKGINLDGTVESDDSGEHGPEDTSDQQERS
- a CDS encoding RluA family pseudouridine synthase; translation: MGDHRSMPVPEGLEGDRLDAALARMFGLSRTRAAELISEGNVQLDGDAGAKSDRVQAGTWLDVTLPAPPQAPVARPEPVPGMAVLHEDADIVVVDKPVGVVAHPTVGWTGPTVLEGLLASGVQLSTSGAAERQGIVHRLDANTTGAMVLAKSELAYSVLKRAFKERTVDKRYHTLVQGHPDPLRGTVDAPIDRHPAGDGRFAVVTGGRPAVTHYDTLEAFRGASLLEISLETGRTHQIRVHMAALRHPCVGDHLYGADPTLSARLGISRQWLHAVRLGFEHPTEGRYVEFESTYPEDLRKVVEDLRED
- a CDS encoding DMT family transporter, translated to MKSGTARVPTPTSPPPPLALVPGWRVKFLLLALVWGASFLLIKIGTEALAPLQITLGRMVFGAIPLAIVLVLSRGRLPGSPRIWIHLSVAAFLLNVVPFTLFGYAARLIPSALAGICNSATPLFALMFSLVLLSDEKPTRGRLIGLATGFGGVLVVFAVWTGFAGAGTAGMLLAVGAALCYGLGTPYLRRFLAGSRYSPLELSAGQLIAGSAQLAVITPLVTDAPAELPPRVVLAVVALGALGTGLAYVLQYAIVREAGATVASTVTYVVPVVAIALGVLVAGEALTWNQPVGAAIIIVGAALCHGSLRSPRRSASAPDRN
- a CDS encoding LysR family transcriptional regulator, with protein sequence MLSVDRMRVLHAIAVNGSLNGAAEALHVTNSAVSQQLSKLEREVGQPLVERSGRGVRLTEAAELLVEHTGRILSLVQRAEAEVEAHRGAVVGQLRLSSIATAARGLAAPALVALRESHPGLRVRLVEQEPDDSVPAVARGESDMAVVVDWVGSTIPLPKEMMRAPLMDDVADIAVPAVHPLAHRDLIDIDEVLKEPWISWSGGSICDNWLHGMLRERGVEPDIAHEAEEHQTKMAMIAAGLGVAVMPRMGRGPVPEGVRLVPVQSALTRQVYVFWRADAARRPAIRAAVRALRVAASAYGS